Proteins encoded together in one Megalops cyprinoides isolate fMegCyp1 chromosome 20, fMegCyp1.pri, whole genome shotgun sequence window:
- the LOC118795311 gene encoding monocyte chemotactic protein 1B-like — MAVFLCLAALLLFTGLGRVNGTVTSCCLRTTGTKINVTLLSRYYMQKSGMCPVEAVVFTTIKGITICSSPTSLWAKKAMAHLDAKGKTNPTTVITTPGPTTEDLPLTQNSTDKAV; from the exons ATGGCTGTGTTCCTGTGCCTTGCTGCACTGCTCCTGTTCACTGGCCTTGGACGAG TAAATGGAACAGTGACTTCGTGTTGCCTGAGAACAACTGGGACGAAGATCAATGTGACGCTGCTCAGCCGCTACTACATGCAGAAGAGTGGCATGTGTCCAGTGGAAGCAGTGGT CTTCACCACAATAAAAGGAATTACTATCTGCTCCAGTCCCACAAGCCTCTGGGCAAAAAAAGCCATGGCGCACCTGGACGCCAAGGGAAAGACAAACCCAACAACGGTCATCACGACACCTGGCCCAACAACAGAAGACCTGCCGTTGACACAGAATTCCACAGATAAAGCTGTATAA